In one Nicotiana tomentosiformis chromosome 6, ASM39032v3, whole genome shotgun sequence genomic region, the following are encoded:
- the LOC104087746 gene encoding LIM domain-containing protein WLIM1-like: MATFGGTTQKCKACEKTVYLVDQLTADNKVYHKACFRCHHCKGTLKLSNYNSFEGVLYCRPHFDQLFKLTGSLDKSFEGAPKTVRERSADQGQSNSKVSSLFGGTQDKCVACKKTVYPLEKVAVDGTSYHRACFKCSHGGCVISPSNYVAHEHKLYCRHHHTQLFKERGNFSQMEDHDKSKGVTENTKA; the protein is encoded by the exons ATGGCAACATTTGGAGGGACAACACAGAAGTGTAAGGCTTGTGAGAAAACAGTGTATTTGGTGGATCAGCTTACTGCTGACAATAAGGTTTATCATAAAGCTTGTTTCAGATGCCACCATTGCAAGGGAACTCTCAAG CTGAGTAATTATAACTCCTTCGAAGGAGTGTTGTACTGTCGGCCTCACTTCGATCAACTATTCAAATTGACGGGAAGCCTGGATAAGAGTTTTGAAG GGGCTCCAAAAACAGTCAGGGAACGATCCGCTGATCAG GGACAATCAAACAGTAAGGTTTCGAGTTTGTTTGGCGGAACTCAAGATAAATGTGTTGCTTGCAAGAAAACTGTCTACCCCCTGGAAAAG GTAGCAGTGGATGGAACTTCATACCACAGGGCTTGTTTCAAGTGCAGCCATGGGGGATGTGTGATAAGTCCATCAAACTATGTAGCTCATGAACATAAGCTATACTGTAGGCACCATCACACTCAACTCTTCAAGGAGAGAGGTAACTTCAGCCAGATGGAAGATCATGACAAAAGTAAAGGGGTGACTGAGAACACAAAAGCATGA
- the LOC104087745 gene encoding uncharacterized protein isoform X1, with protein MGNCQTSIDNAALLIQHPNGKVEKLYSPVSASQIMKMNPAHYVALLLTTMSPPSNKTTRIMRIKLLKPTDTLVLGHIYRLVTAQEVMKGLCANKYAKQKQLEYSADKMTQILHSKVKHRKSIGAKSRAWHPSLQSISEAAD; from the exons atggggAATTGCCAAACTAGTATTGATAATGCAGCTTTGCTCATACAACACCCCAATGGTAAAGTGGAAAAGCTTTATTCTCCCGTCAGTGCTAGCCAAATTATGAAGATGAATCCTGCCCATTATGTTGCTCTTCTTCTCACCACTATGTCCCCACCCTCAAACAAAACAACTCGAATTATGCGAATAAAGCTTCTCAAGCCGACTGATACCCTTGTTCTTGGTCATATTTACAGACTAGTTACTGCTCAAG AGGTAATGAAAGGATTGTGTGCCAACAAGTATGCAAAGCAGAAACAGTTAGAATATTCAGCGGACAAAATGACACAGATATTACATTCTAAG GTTAAACATCGAAAGTCTATAGGTGCAAAATCAAGAGCTTGGCATCCCTCGTTGCAGAGCATATCTGAGGCTGCAGACTGA
- the LOC104087747 gene encoding uncharacterized protein codes for MVLQQQYREKGFKKYYELISLLLVTERNNNLLMRNHDNRLQDFKSVSEYNSAIFRITSKLKLCGDSITDYDMLEKTFTTFHASNMVLQQQYREKGFKKYSELISLLLMAERNNDLLMRNHDNRSTGATPLPEVDEVCSHYAKRGKGRGPVCDRGRGQGRNFSSVNHPPKKNNHQKWKGKNEKPKAKCSETECYRCAGKGHWANIYRTPKYLVELYQASLKNKGS; via the coding sequence ATGGTCCTGCAACAGCAGTACAgagagaaaggtttcaagaagtactatgaattgatttctcttctccttgTGACTGAACGAAATAATAACTTGCTCATGAGAAATCACGATAATCGGCTCCAAGACtttaagtctgtttctgaatACAATTCGGCGATAttcagaattacttctaaattgaaactctgtggagatagtatcactgactatgatatgcttgaaaaaacgtTCACAACGTTTCATGCTTCCAATATGGTCCTGCAACAACAGTACAgagagaaaggtttcaagaagtacTCTGAGTTGATTTCCCTTCTCCTTATGGCTGAACGAAATAATGACTTACTCATGAGAAATCACGATAATCGATCCACCGGGGCTACACCATTGCCTGAAGTGGATGAGGTGTGTTCCCATTATGCTAAGCGTGGAAAAGGTCGTGGCCCTGTTTGTGATCGTGGCCGTGGCCAAGGAAGAAATTTTTCTAGTGTTAATCATCccccaaagaaaaataaccaccaaaagtgGAAAGGAAAAAATGAGAAGCCAAAGGCAAAGTGTTCAGAAACTGAATGCTATCGTTGCGCTGGAAAAGGGCATTGGGCAAATATTTATCGTACACCAAAAtatttggttgagctttatcaagcatctCTAAAGAATAAAGGCTCATAA
- the LOC104087745 gene encoding uncharacterized protein isoform X2, with protein MGNCQTSIDNAALLIQHPNGKVEKLYSPVSASQIMKMNPAHYVALLLTTMSPPSNKTTRIMRIKLLKPTDTLVLGHIYRLVTAQEVMKGLCANKYAKQKQLEYSADKMTQILHSKAG; from the exons atggggAATTGCCAAACTAGTATTGATAATGCAGCTTTGCTCATACAACACCCCAATGGTAAAGTGGAAAAGCTTTATTCTCCCGTCAGTGCTAGCCAAATTATGAAGATGAATCCTGCCCATTATGTTGCTCTTCTTCTCACCACTATGTCCCCACCCTCAAACAAAACAACTCGAATTATGCGAATAAAGCTTCTCAAGCCGACTGATACCCTTGTTCTTGGTCATATTTACAGACTAGTTACTGCTCAAG AGGTAATGAAAGGATTGTGTGCCAACAAGTATGCAAAGCAGAAACAGTTAGAATATTCAGCGGACAAAATGACACAGATATTACATTCTAAGGCAG GTTAA